From a single Kitasatospora sp. NBC_00458 genomic region:
- a CDS encoding excisionase family DNA-binding protein → MDRLLTIKEVAERRGTWESSGERFPRRLVAERRIAFVKVGRHVRITESALVDYVAANTAQPRSRRLRSVA, encoded by the coding sequence ATGGACCGCCTGCTGACAATCAAGGAGGTGGCCGAGCGCCGCGGCACCTGGGAGAGCAGCGGGGAGCGCTTCCCCCGCCGACTGGTCGCGGAGCGCCGTATCGCCTTCGTCAAGGTCGGTCGTCACGTCCGCATCACCGAATCGGCCCTCGTCGACTACGTGGCCGCCAACACTGCTCAGCCTCGGTCCCGCCGACTGCGGTCGGTGGCATAA